The Amycolatopsis sp. 195334CR genome window below encodes:
- a CDS encoding nuclear transport factor 2 family protein, translated as MTTEDLIAYLTSYPEEMAFGTESPETVFDRYHTPDIEYRNEGILLNRDRLIAHARPARKNATSCTVEVHDALVCGDRIAARYTLRATMRKGTKFASDIHMFGSVEPDGRIRRVTQIGRELEA; from the coding sequence ATGACCACCGAAGACCTCATCGCCTACCTGACCTCGTACCCCGAGGAAATGGCCTTCGGCACCGAGTCGCCGGAAACCGTGTTCGACCGGTACCACACGCCCGACATCGAGTACCGCAACGAAGGCATCCTGCTCAACCGCGACCGCCTCATCGCGCACGCGCGCCCCGCTCGCAAGAACGCGACCAGCTGCACCGTCGAGGTGCACGACGCGCTGGTCTGCGGCGACCGCATCGCCGCGCGGTACACCCTGCGCGCGACCATGCGCAAGGGCACCAAGTTCGCTTCGGACATCCACATGTTCGGCTCGGTCGAACCGGACGGCCGCATCCGCCGCGTCACCCAGATCGGCCGCGAGCTGGAGGCCTGA
- a CDS encoding pentapeptide repeat-containing protein: MEAETETGEDYRDAVLPGANWERRRFVGCDFTEADLRGLVTQGCTFDECDFTKADLGESRHTASAFRSCVFDRTVLADTTWESCSLLGSSFTACRMRPISLRECDFTLASLGGARLAKVALAGLRFREANFLDADLSGTDLSGADLSGARLAGAKLEGADLRGAKLEARELRQANLAGARVDMDTAIAFAAAHGLLVS, translated from the coding sequence GTGGAAGCAGAAACGGAAACCGGTGAGGACTACCGAGACGCGGTACTGCCCGGCGCGAACTGGGAACGACGGCGGTTCGTCGGCTGCGACTTCACCGAGGCCGACCTCCGCGGCCTGGTGACGCAGGGCTGCACCTTCGACGAATGCGATTTCACCAAGGCGGACCTCGGGGAATCCCGCCACACCGCGTCGGCGTTCCGCTCGTGCGTGTTCGACCGGACGGTGCTCGCGGACACCACCTGGGAGAGCTGTTCGCTGCTCGGCTCGTCCTTCACCGCGTGCCGGATGCGGCCGATTTCCTTGCGGGAGTGCGATTTCACCCTCGCGTCACTGGGCGGCGCGCGGCTGGCGAAGGTCGCGCTCGCCGGATTGCGCTTCCGTGAGGCCAACTTCCTCGACGCCGACCTCTCCGGAACGGACCTGTCGGGCGCGGACCTGTCCGGGGCCCGGCTCGCCGGCGCGAAGCTGGAGGGCGCCGATCTGCGCGGTGCCAAGCTCGAAGCCCGCGAACTGCGCCAGGCGAACCTCGCCGGCGCGCGGGTCGACATGGACACCGCCATCGCCTTCGCCGCCGCGCACGGCCTGCTGGTGAGCTGA
- a CDS encoding TNT domain-containing protein has product MCRALPERTSQNVGVAQPTTQLNATEQDTLVKQIGLALLRAAPRDWQRVTAEYRAVGRYHELTGEIVTADGDSREWVATHDIATLFGRLRGGMYRDGRGTWFNARYQLDHPSSYNLEYDRDEPTWDLMPPPQAYADELRMFPRAEENIPEWLMRRMSGLGPERPGPRFRIARVFDGTDPAGHPVITRPDLEHDEQDRLLDYLDAAPVVVPGRGYDTDRLAEVPEAAVPIAFHSDGTWIWPAAVNYYLRTYGVSPEQDLIDHIHQHNFTVAEVPEATRQAAAGYVHSSGPPPRPGAPSSPPPVAPPAPVAPPAPAAPPEPQFEQFDEPQQQSYADAAYDDQYEAEYDDKTPPSQDQYATEPHAYPDPQDGYQPGFDEQGFSEPEPAGAHGAHEVVDIDDEDEFVPAGPDQATRFTPAPKPDVPAAAPTQVAMTPIAPGGPPPVEEPEPVEHGDPVLDDLQDKLDELRIPDEEYRIGEPAEHGWSLERIDAGWRVGWYDGELTNPAVFGDADDAAAFMLGKLLLNGRPQARSQAQPPAPPQPPPPAQPPTPPPPPPQAPPQPPPAPPTQVVAPVREEPPEPPQQPFRQPPPRQSPTPVGALLDGDQAGPGLMTTLTPEVAPPAPPSRPEPPARPPEPAPTQQVPVPPVEPPRPAPAAPQRPAPRREDAAAGGSGGGAGGQQWPIKPLAGEPPLTLFRGKELRELPAGSELDRFGGPNGNLTYVAGTPFEERSLVPEWVNRPYHVYRVQRPLEALAGIAIPWFNQPGGGAAYLLPASIEDLLNEGDLIELDPGEPPVD; this is encoded by the coding sequence ATGTGCCGTGCATTGCCGGAGCGGACCAGTCAAAATGTCGGGGTGGCTCAACCGACGACCCAGCTGAACGCAACCGAGCAGGACACCCTGGTCAAGCAGATCGGGCTGGCGCTTCTGCGTGCCGCCCCGCGTGACTGGCAGCGTGTCACCGCCGAGTATCGCGCCGTGGGCCGGTACCACGAGCTGACCGGGGAGATCGTCACCGCCGACGGTGATTCCCGCGAGTGGGTGGCCACCCACGACATCGCCACCCTGTTCGGCAGGCTCCGCGGCGGGATGTACCGCGACGGCCGGGGCACCTGGTTCAACGCCCGCTACCAGCTCGACCACCCGTCCAGCTACAACCTCGAGTACGACCGCGACGAGCCGACGTGGGACCTGATGCCCCCGCCGCAGGCCTACGCCGACGAGCTGCGCATGTTCCCGCGCGCCGAGGAGAACATCCCCGAATGGCTGATGCGCCGGATGTCCGGCCTCGGCCCGGAGCGGCCCGGCCCGCGCTTCCGCATCGCCAGGGTCTTCGACGGCACGGATCCGGCAGGCCACCCCGTGATCACCCGTCCCGACCTGGAGCACGACGAGCAGGACCGCCTGCTCGACTACCTCGACGCCGCCCCGGTGGTGGTGCCCGGCCGCGGGTACGACACCGACCGCCTGGCCGAGGTGCCCGAGGCCGCCGTGCCGATCGCCTTCCACAGCGACGGCACCTGGATCTGGCCCGCCGCGGTCAACTACTACCTGCGCACCTACGGCGTCTCGCCGGAGCAGGACCTGATCGACCACATCCACCAGCACAACTTCACCGTCGCCGAGGTGCCGGAGGCGACCCGGCAGGCCGCCGCGGGTTACGTGCACAGCAGCGGCCCGCCGCCGCGGCCGGGCGCGCCGTCGAGCCCGCCGCCGGTGGCCCCGCCCGCCCCGGTCGCGCCCCCGGCCCCGGCCGCGCCGCCGGAACCGCAGTTCGAGCAGTTCGACGAGCCGCAGCAGCAGTCGTACGCCGACGCCGCCTACGACGACCAGTACGAGGCCGAGTACGACGACAAGACCCCGCCGAGCCAGGACCAGTACGCGACCGAGCCGCACGCGTACCCGGATCCGCAGGACGGGTACCAGCCGGGCTTCGACGAGCAGGGCTTCAGCGAACCCGAGCCCGCCGGGGCCCACGGTGCGCACGAGGTCGTGGACATCGACGACGAGGACGAGTTCGTGCCCGCCGGGCCGGACCAGGCGACCCGGTTCACCCCGGCGCCGAAGCCGGACGTGCCCGCCGCCGCGCCCACCCAGGTCGCGATGACCCCGATCGCGCCGGGCGGCCCGCCGCCGGTCGAGGAGCCGGAGCCGGTCGAGCACGGGGACCCGGTCCTCGACGACCTGCAGGACAAGCTGGACGAGCTGCGGATCCCGGACGAGGAGTACCGGATCGGCGAGCCCGCCGAGCACGGCTGGAGCCTGGAGCGGATCGACGCGGGCTGGCGGGTCGGCTGGTACGACGGTGAGCTGACCAATCCGGCGGTCTTCGGCGACGCCGACGACGCGGCCGCGTTCATGCTCGGCAAGCTTCTGCTCAACGGCCGTCCGCAGGCGCGGAGCCAGGCCCAGCCGCCTGCCCCGCCGCAGCCGCCACCGCCGGCGCAGCCCCCGACACCGCCCCCGCCGCCACCGCAGGCACCCCCGCAGCCGCCGCCCGCGCCGCCGACCCAGGTGGTCGCCCCGGTGCGCGAGGAGCCGCCGGAGCCGCCCCAGCAGCCGTTCCGGCAGCCGCCGCCCCGCCAGTCGCCGACGCCGGTGGGTGCGCTGCTCGACGGCGACCAAGCCGGTCCCGGCCTGATGACCACGCTGACCCCGGAGGTGGCGCCGCCCGCGCCGCCGTCCCGGCCCGAACCGCCCGCCCGGCCGCCGGAGCCCGCGCCGACCCAGCAGGTGCCGGTGCCGCCGGTCGAACCGCCGCGCCCGGCCCCGGCCGCGCCGCAGCGGCCCGCCCCGCGCCGGGAGGATGCCGCCGCCGGTGGCAGCGGCGGGGGTGCGGGTGGCCAGCAGTGGCCGATCAAGCCGCTCGCCGGTGAGCCGCCGCTGACCCTGTTCCGCGGCAAGGAGCTGCGCGAGCTGCCCGCGGGCAGTGAGCTGGACCGGTTCGGCGGGCCGAACGGCAACCTGACCTACGTGGCGGGCACGCCGTTCGAGGAGCGCTCGCTGGTGCCGGAGTGGGTCAACCGGCCCTACCACGTCTACCGGGTGCAGCGGCCGCTCGAAGCGCTCGCCGGCATCGCCATCCCGTGGTTCAACCAGCCCGGTGGCGGCGCGGCGTACCTGCTGCCCGCGTCGATCGAGGACCTGCTCAACGAGGGCGACCTGATCGAACTGGACCCGGGCGAACCGCCGGTGGACTGA
- a CDS encoding DMT family transporter, with the protein MSTVREPTGAVAPAPQAPSVAAKVLGVSLAVFSGVTMAVQGRINGQLGVELGDPMLAAVFSFGGGLVLLLAALPFAPKMRKGVVRVRDAVRSGELRWWQCLGGLAGAMFVAGQALVVVAIGVAMFTVGVVAGQTVSSLAVDRAGLGPAGPRPLTWPRVAGAVLTLVAVLGSVSGGLGETDAGELWLMVLPLVAGFCVAVQQAVNGRVGAASGSALTATLGNFTVGFVALVLAWVVSLLVRGGPSGFPSNPLLYAGGIVGILFISIASLVVRWTGVLLLGLAAIAGQLIGALLLDLLLPAHGEHLAPETIAGVVLALIAIGIAALGGGRRRTRRLPQ; encoded by the coding sequence ATGAGCACCGTGCGTGAACCCACCGGCGCCGTGGCGCCGGCCCCGCAGGCACCCTCGGTGGCCGCGAAGGTGCTCGGCGTGAGCCTCGCCGTGTTCTCCGGCGTGACGATGGCGGTGCAGGGCCGGATCAACGGCCAGCTCGGCGTCGAACTCGGCGACCCGATGCTCGCGGCGGTGTTCTCCTTCGGCGGTGGCCTCGTCCTCCTGCTGGCCGCGCTGCCGTTCGCGCCGAAGATGCGGAAGGGCGTCGTCCGCGTGCGCGACGCCGTGCGCTCGGGTGAGCTGCGGTGGTGGCAGTGTCTCGGCGGCCTGGCCGGCGCCATGTTCGTGGCCGGGCAGGCGCTGGTCGTGGTGGCGATCGGGGTGGCCATGTTCACCGTGGGCGTGGTCGCCGGGCAGACGGTGAGCAGCCTCGCGGTGGACCGCGCCGGGCTCGGCCCAGCCGGTCCGCGCCCGCTGACCTGGCCCCGGGTGGCCGGGGCGGTGCTCACCCTGGTGGCGGTGCTCGGCTCGGTGTCCGGCGGGCTCGGCGAGACCGACGCCGGCGAGCTGTGGCTGATGGTGCTGCCACTGGTCGCGGGCTTCTGCGTGGCGGTGCAGCAGGCGGTCAACGGCCGGGTCGGCGCGGCCTCGGGCAGTGCGCTGACCGCGACGCTGGGCAACTTCACCGTGGGCTTCGTCGCGCTCGTGCTCGCCTGGGTGGTCTCGCTGCTGGTCCGCGGCGGCCCGTCCGGTTTCCCGTCGAACCCGCTGCTCTACGCGGGCGGCATCGTCGGGATCCTGTTCATCTCGATCGCCTCGCTGGTGGTCCGGTGGACCGGGGTGCTGCTGCTCGGCCTGGCCGCGATCGCCGGGCAGCTGATCGGCGCGCTGCTGCTCGACCTGCTGCTGCCCGCGCACGGCGAGCACCTGGCGCCGGAGACGATCGCCGGGGTGGTGCTGGCGCTGATCGCGATCGGCATCGCCGCGCTGGGCGGCGGGCGGCGCCGGACGCGCCGTTTGCCACAATGA
- a CDS encoding bifunctional methylenetetrahydrofolate dehydrogenase/methenyltetrahydrofolate cyclohydrolase yields MTATVLDGKATKDAIFDELKPRVAALAERGITPGLATVLVGDDPGSHWYVKAKHADSAKVGVNSIRRDLPADITQDKLEAVIDELNADPACTGYIVQMPLPKHLDTGAILERIDPDKDADGLAPVSLGRLVLGETAPLPCTPLGIVELLRRYDVPLDGARVTVIGRGITVGRPLGLLLTRRSENSTVTLCHTGTRDLAAEVKRADIVVAAAGVPGIITPEMVKPGAAVLDVGVSRVDGKIAGDLAAGVEEVAGFISPNPGGVGPMTRAMLISNVVEAAERAAR; encoded by the coding sequence GTGACGGCGACGGTTCTCGACGGCAAGGCGACCAAGGACGCGATCTTCGACGAGCTCAAGCCGCGGGTCGCGGCGCTCGCCGAGCGCGGCATCACCCCGGGGCTGGCCACCGTGCTGGTCGGCGACGACCCGGGCTCCCACTGGTACGTCAAGGCGAAGCACGCCGACAGCGCCAAGGTCGGGGTGAACTCCATCCGGCGCGACCTGCCCGCCGACATCACCCAGGACAAGCTCGAAGCGGTGATCGACGAGCTGAACGCCGATCCCGCGTGCACCGGTTACATCGTGCAGATGCCGCTGCCGAAGCACCTGGACACCGGCGCCATCCTCGAGCGGATCGACCCGGACAAGGACGCCGACGGCCTGGCCCCGGTCAGCCTGGGCAGGCTGGTGCTCGGGGAGACCGCGCCGCTGCCGTGCACCCCGCTGGGCATCGTGGAACTGCTGCGCCGCTACGACGTACCGCTCGACGGCGCGCGGGTGACCGTGATCGGCCGCGGCATCACCGTCGGCAGGCCGCTGGGCCTGCTGCTCACCCGGCGCAGCGAGAACTCCACGGTGACGCTGTGCCACACCGGGACGCGTGATCTGGCCGCCGAGGTCAAGCGCGCGGACATCGTGGTGGCCGCGGCGGGCGTGCCGGGCATCATCACGCCGGAGATGGTCAAGCCGGGCGCCGCGGTGCTCGACGTCGGGGTGTCCAGGGTGGACGGCAAGATCGCCGGCGACCTGGCGGCCGGGGTCGAGGAGGTGGCCGGGTTCATCTCGCCGAACCCCGGCGGGGTCGGCCCGATGACCAGGGCGATGTTGATCAGCAACGTGGTGGAAGCCGCCGAGCGGGCCGCGCGGTGA
- a CDS encoding DUF3017 domain-containing protein produces MALVTLAALRIGMYHWRQGAALIGGALLTAAVLRGVLSDARAGLLAIRGKAVDVITYTTFATLILFVALTITRGPGV; encoded by the coding sequence ATGGCGCTGGTGACGCTGGCCGCGCTGCGGATCGGGATGTACCACTGGCGGCAGGGCGCGGCGCTGATCGGCGGCGCGCTGCTGACCGCCGCGGTGCTGCGCGGGGTGCTCTCGGACGCGCGCGCGGGGCTGCTGGCCATCCGCGGCAAGGCGGTCGACGTGATCACCTACACCACGTTCGCGACGCTCATTCTCTTTGTGGCGTTGACGATCACGCGCGGTCCCGGCGTCTGA
- a CDS encoding alpha/beta hydrolase produces MIKSRLFATALTGVLALVVVVAPAAAAGPSLAWGPCTESGLERYQCAIAEVPIDHAHPDGPKFGLSVVRQPAADPARRIGTLFLAVGGPGGSGVDSAKGRELAQGELAERFDVVTFDQRGIGRSGQVRCFASVAEQEEFWAAAVIPPANREEERAAASRAREYARGCAEHGGPLLGHLTTADAARDLDWLREAVGDAKLTYAGGSYASYLGQVYGAMFPERVRALQLTAMIDPEGYTNRTTSTLLERSAGTEGVLREFARLCDAAGPRCALSGNALARNAAVLDRLKRGPITVGSLEVRYRDVVPSQASMLYDTQEGWPAFATLVAELERGPAGDERVVSEILTALAFRLDFLDSFTAITCADVRVPQVPSAWPLLNGAFDAQSPHYGRSWWYLTQPCAAWPSSPQRYTGPWHLKSATPALLINNRYDPVTPLSYAHTSRRLLGNAHLITVEGHGHTPLSPCADAARAEYLLTQTVPTTSTCPASPGPFPPT; encoded by the coding sequence GTGATCAAATCCAGGCTCTTCGCCACCGCGCTGACCGGGGTGCTGGCGCTGGTCGTGGTCGTGGCACCCGCCGCGGCTGCCGGACCGTCGCTGGCTTGGGGACCGTGCACCGAGTCGGGGCTCGAGCGGTACCAGTGCGCGATCGCCGAAGTGCCGATCGATCACGCGCACCCGGACGGGCCGAAGTTCGGCCTGTCCGTGGTGCGCCAGCCCGCCGCGGATCCGGCGCGCCGCATCGGCACGCTGTTCCTCGCGGTGGGCGGGCCCGGTGGTTCGGGGGTGGACTCGGCGAAGGGGCGCGAGCTGGCTCAGGGGGAGCTGGCCGAGCGGTTCGACGTGGTCACCTTCGACCAGCGCGGGATCGGGCGCAGCGGGCAGGTCCGGTGCTTCGCCTCGGTGGCGGAGCAGGAGGAGTTCTGGGCCGCGGCGGTGATCCCACCGGCGAACCGGGAGGAGGAGCGGGCCGCCGCTTCGCGTGCCAGGGAGTACGCGAGGGGGTGCGCCGAACACGGTGGTCCGTTGCTGGGGCACTTGACCACCGCGGACGCGGCGCGGGATCTGGACTGGCTGCGGGAGGCCGTCGGGGACGCGAAGCTGACCTACGCGGGCGGGTCGTACGCGAGCTACCTCGGTCAGGTCTACGGCGCGATGTTCCCGGAGCGGGTCCGGGCACTGCAGCTGACGGCGATGATCGATCCCGAGGGGTACACGAACCGGACCACGTCGACGCTGCTGGAGCGGTCGGCCGGGACGGAGGGCGTGCTGCGGGAGTTCGCCCGATTGTGTGACGCCGCCGGGCCGCGGTGCGCGCTTTCGGGGAACGCGCTGGCCAGGAACGCCGCCGTGCTGGACCGGTTGAAGCGGGGCCCGATCACGGTGGGTTCGCTGGAGGTGCGGTACCGGGACGTGGTGCCGAGCCAGGCGAGCATGCTCTACGACACGCAGGAGGGGTGGCCCGCCTTCGCCACCCTGGTCGCGGAACTGGAACGCGGCCCGGCGGGGGACGAGCGCGTGGTGTCGGAGATCCTGACGGCCTTGGCCTTCCGCTTGGATTTCCTGGACTCGTTCACCGCCATCACCTGCGCGGATGTGCGGGTGCCGCAGGTGCCTTCGGCGTGGCCGCTGCTGAACGGGGCCTTCGATGCCCAGTCGCCACACTACGGGCGAAGCTGGTGGTACCTGACCCAACCGTGCGCGGCCTGGCCTTCCTCGCCACAGCGCTACACGGGCCCTTGGCACCTGAAGTCGGCTACTCCGGCCCTGCTGATCAACAACCGCTACGACCCGGTTACGCCGCTCTCGTACGCGCACACCTCGAGGCGCCTACTGGGCAACGCACACCTGATCACCGTCGAAGGCCATGGGCACACCCCGCTCAGCCCCTGCGCTGATGCCGCCCGCGCCGAGTACCTCCTGACGCAGACCGTCCCCACCACCTCGACCTGCCCCGCTTCGCCCGGCCCCTTCCCACCCACCTAA
- a CDS encoding MFS transporter, translating into MPIALLALAIGAFGIGTTEFVMMGVLPETAADFGVSIPTAGHLISGYALGVVIGAPLLTAVAVRLPRKTMLLAMMAMFTVGNLLFALSPNHEWGVIFRFLAGLPHGAFFGAGAVVASSLVGKENRAKAVSMMFVGLTLANVIGVPLGTLLGQQVGWRATFGVVAVIGLVAMAAIQKLVPFQGKPVESSLRGELGAFRRPQVWFALAIVTFGLGGVFACLSYIAPMLTDVAGYAPGDVTLLLSLAGLGMTLGNLLGGRLADRALMPSLYVALTALAAVLAVFTVTAQGKVGAAITVFGIGLAGFMIGPMLQARIMEKAGGTPSLVSAAVQSAFNIANSIGAYLGGLVIAGGLGLVAPNWVGASLAVLGLSIAVVSGLLDRREQAAPVPVAA; encoded by the coding sequence GTGCCCATCGCGCTGCTCGCGCTCGCCATCGGTGCCTTCGGCATCGGCACCACCGAGTTCGTCATGATGGGCGTGCTGCCCGAGACGGCCGCCGACTTCGGGGTCTCCATCCCGACCGCGGGCCACCTGATCTCGGGTTACGCGCTCGGCGTCGTGATCGGCGCACCGCTGCTCACCGCGGTGGCCGTCCGGTTGCCGCGCAAGACGATGCTGCTCGCCATGATGGCGATGTTCACCGTCGGAAACCTGCTTTTCGCGCTGTCGCCCAACCACGAGTGGGGCGTGATCTTCCGCTTCCTGGCCGGTTTGCCGCACGGTGCCTTCTTCGGTGCCGGTGCGGTGGTCGCCTCCAGCCTGGTGGGCAAGGAAAACCGGGCCAAGGCGGTGTCGATGATGTTCGTCGGCCTCACGCTGGCCAACGTGATCGGGGTGCCGCTGGGCACGCTGCTGGGCCAGCAGGTCGGGTGGCGCGCCACGTTCGGGGTGGTCGCGGTGATCGGCCTGGTGGCGATGGCCGCGATCCAGAAGCTGGTGCCGTTCCAGGGCAAGCCGGTGGAGAGCTCATTGCGCGGGGAGCTGGGGGCGTTCCGCCGTCCGCAGGTGTGGTTCGCGCTGGCGATCGTCACCTTCGGGCTGGGCGGGGTGTTCGCCTGCCTGTCCTACATCGCGCCGATGCTGACCGACGTCGCCGGGTACGCGCCGGGTGACGTGACGCTGCTGCTTTCGCTGGCCGGGCTCGGTATGACGCTGGGCAACCTGCTCGGCGGACGGCTGGCCGACCGGGCGCTGATGCCGAGCCTGTACGTCGCGCTGACCGCGCTGGCGGCGGTGCTGGCCGTGTTCACGGTCACCGCGCAGGGGAAGGTGGGCGCCGCGATCACCGTGTTCGGGATCGGGCTGGCCGGGTTCATGATCGGGCCGATGCTGCAGGCGCGGATCATGGAGAAGGCCGGTGGCACGCCGTCCTTGGTGTCGGCGGCGGTGCAGTCGGCGTTCAACATCGCGAACTCGATCGGCGCGTACCTGGGCGGCCTGGTCATCGCGGGTGGCCTGGGGCTGGTCGCGCCGAACTGGGTGGGGGCTTCGCTGGCGGTGCTCGGGTTGAGCATCGCGGTGGTGTCGGGCCTGCTGGACCGGCGGGAGCAGGCGGCTCCGGTGCCGGTGGCTGCCTGA
- a CDS encoding helix-turn-helix transcriptional regulator, which produces MSTETAPAYLYPERDEIRIEPVLHALADPVRLEIVRQLAARGEIACGALDVRISKSTLTHHLRTLREAGVIMGRQQGTARYNWLRREDLDALFPGLLNGILHAPR; this is translated from the coding sequence ATGTCCACCGAGACGGCGCCGGCCTACCTCTATCCGGAGCGCGACGAGATCCGCATCGAGCCGGTGCTGCACGCGCTGGCCGACCCGGTGCGGCTGGAGATCGTCCGCCAGCTGGCCGCGCGGGGTGAGATCGCCTGCGGCGCGCTGGACGTCCGGATCAGCAAGTCGACGCTGACGCACCATTTGCGCACCCTGCGCGAGGCGGGCGTGATCATGGGCCGCCAGCAGGGCACGGCGCGCTACAACTGGTTGCGCCGGGAGGACCTGGACGCGCTCTTCCCCGGTCTGCTCAACGGCATCCTGCACGCGCCGCGGTGA
- a CDS encoding MFS transporter translates to MPDSSRRTYVLALGAFSVGTSAYVVAGLLPALVSALNVSTAAAAQLVTAFAIAYAIGAPLLSALTSHWERRTLLVAALAVTAAGNFLAALVTDYPLLFAARIVTAIGAAVYTPVASAVAAELSPPERRGRAVAMVFGGLTVATILGVPLGSLMSQHGGYRLVFALVGVVALAGAVAVRLMLPSVAPQPPVPFLTRFTVAKDPRVLALLGATALGCLGAFTVYTFITPLLAETAGVHGTLVSLLLFAYGAGGVLGNSVGGRITDRWGSRRPLIAVMSAMAVTLAVMPFTATSVAGAAITLFVWGLSTWSVNPPIQHRLIEVAGSSAGLALSLNASAIYLGVGLAGVAGGVVTRYGGPTLLPTVAAALTVSAGSIAMLAWRRRAVVAPPVPAAVG, encoded by the coding sequence ATGCCGGACTCCTCCCGTCGGACCTACGTACTGGCGCTGGGCGCCTTCTCGGTCGGGACCAGCGCGTACGTGGTCGCCGGGCTGTTGCCCGCGCTGGTCAGCGCGCTGAACGTGTCCACCGCCGCGGCCGCCCAGCTGGTCACCGCCTTCGCCATCGCCTACGCGATCGGCGCGCCGCTGCTGTCCGCGCTGACCAGCCACTGGGAACGCCGCACGCTGCTGGTCGCCGCGCTCGCGGTGACCGCGGCCGGGAACTTCCTCGCCGCACTGGTGACCGACTACCCGCTGCTGTTCGCCGCACGGATCGTCACCGCGATCGGCGCCGCCGTGTACACGCCGGTGGCCAGCGCCGTCGCCGCGGAACTGAGCCCGCCCGAGCGCCGCGGCCGGGCGGTCGCGATGGTGTTCGGCGGGCTCACCGTGGCCACCATTCTCGGCGTGCCGCTGGGCAGCCTGATGTCGCAGCACGGCGGTTACCGGCTGGTGTTCGCGCTGGTCGGCGTGGTGGCGCTGGCCGGAGCGGTGGCCGTGCGGCTGATGCTGCCCTCGGTCGCGCCGCAGCCGCCGGTGCCGTTCCTGACGCGGTTCACCGTGGCGAAGGACCCGCGGGTGCTGGCCCTGCTCGGCGCGACCGCGCTCGGCTGCCTCGGCGCGTTCACCGTCTACACCTTCATCACCCCGCTGCTCGCGGAAACCGCCGGTGTGCACGGCACGCTGGTCAGCCTGCTGCTGTTCGCGTACGGCGCGGGCGGGGTGCTGGGCAACTCGGTCGGCGGCCGGATCACCGACCGCTGGGGTTCGCGGCGGCCGCTGATCGCGGTGATGAGCGCGATGGCGGTGACGCTGGCGGTGATGCCGTTCACCGCGACCTCGGTGGCCGGCGCGGCGATCACCCTGTTCGTCTGGGGCCTGTCCACCTGGTCGGTGAACCCGCCGATCCAGCACCGGCTGATCGAGGTGGCCGGGTCGTCGGCCGGGCTGGCGCTGTCGCTGAACGCGTCGGCGATCTACCTCGGGGTCGGGCTGGCCGGGGTCGCGGGCGGGGTGGTGACCCGGTACGGCGGGCCGACGCTGCTGCCGACGGTGGCCGCCGCGCTGACCGTGTCCGCCGGTTCGATCGCGATGCTGGCTTGGCGACGTCGTGCCGTTGTCGCCCCGCCGGTGCCCGCGGCTGTGGGATGA
- a CDS encoding TrmH family RNA methyltransferase, producing the protein MSPAIRVRTPGELRASRRRRAHRCWGHLLAAPLWPLHGANLGTLLRTCDAVGACLAVPRFSWVPEALRRGNTLRQPACVHWVNDPLGWLAREREAGSAVVGVELADESIRLGDLPAARRRTVVVLGHEQHGVPPEALELLDSVVEIPMVGTGSSLNVAVAGSLVLYKLAGLV; encoded by the coding sequence ATGAGCCCGGCGATCCGGGTGCGCACCCCCGGAGAACTGCGGGCTTCCCGCCGGCGCCGCGCGCACCGGTGCTGGGGACATCTGCTGGCCGCGCCGCTGTGGCCGTTGCACGGCGCGAATCTGGGCACACTGTTGAGAACCTGCGACGCCGTGGGCGCTTGTCTCGCGGTGCCAAGGTTTTCGTGGGTCCCCGAAGCGCTGCGACGTGGAAACACCTTGCGGCAGCCCGCTTGCGTGCACTGGGTGAACGATCCGCTCGGGTGGTTGGCACGCGAACGCGAGGCGGGCAGCGCGGTCGTCGGTGTCGAGCTGGCCGACGAGTCCATCCGGCTGGGCGACCTGCCCGCGGCCCGCCGGCGCACGGTCGTGGTGCTGGGGCACGAACAGCACGGCGTGCCACCGGAAGCGCTGGAACTGCTGGACAGCGTGGTGGAGATCCCGATGGTGGGCACCGGAAGCAGCCTGAACGTGGCGGTGGCCGGGAGCCTGGTGCTCTACAAGCTGGCGGGATTGGTGTGA